A DNA window from Ipomoea triloba cultivar NCNSP0323 chromosome 10, ASM357664v1 contains the following coding sequences:
- the LOC116033433 gene encoding uncharacterized protein LOC116033433: protein MSNSPLMNPLQQPPAMVTGQQAYVDLPAHGSVGAVIGVVAVIVILGAVAVIIGRLCSGGSIMGRGHYAFERWFETKCGSCVNGLIEVPERPVDAEAAAENGGSGDPSPAPEQEAAPQETKEEEEDVGNPHGKAES from the coding sequence ATGTCCAATTCGCCGTTGATGAACCCTCTGCAGCAACCGCCGGCAATGGTGACAGGCCAGCAAGCTTACGTGGATCTCCCGGCTCATGGGTCGGTCGGCGCCGTGATCGGAGTTGTGGCGGTGATAGTTATTCTGGGCGCCGTAGCTGTGATAATCGGCCGGCTGTGCTCCGGCGGGAGCATTATGGGTCGCGGGCACTACGCCTTTGAGAGGTGGTTTGAGACGAAATGTGGGTCGTGCGTTAATGGGCTGATCGAGGTGCCGGAGCGACCGGTGGATGCCGAGGCGGCGGCGGAGAACGGTGGCTCCGGCGACCCTTCGCCGGCGCCGGAGCAAGAAGCGGCGCCCCAGGAGacgaaggaagaagaagaagacgttGGTAATCCACACGGAAAAGCTGAGTCTTGA
- the LOC116033434 gene encoding peroxidase 10 — MGHHGFPRPEMAISLVLFLGFLAAPMAESQLDYLFYDQSCPNLDMIVRWGVWAAIRNDSRMAASLIRLHFHDCFVNGCEGSVLLDDTKGFKGEKNGLPNRNSARGFEVIDSIKADVEKACPSIVSCTDILTLAASYAVGMSGGPYWRVLLGRRDGLTASEEATKQLPSPFESLKDITAKFSSQGLDLKDMVVLSGAHSVGFAQCFTFKRRLFNYQGSGKPDPTLESSFLSNLQTTCPNVDKSNTKLAPLDYQSAYRFDNSYYTNLVNNTGLLESDQALMANPQTADMVKYYSAYPYRFYMDFATSMVKLGNLGVLTGKDGQIRKICGSVN, encoded by the exons ATGGGTCATCATGGTTTTCCCCGCCCTGAAATGGCGATTAGCCTCGTCTTATTTCTCGGATTCCTGGCAGCTCCCATGGCTGAATCCCAACTCGATTACCTTTTCTATGACCAGTCATGCCCGAACTTGGACATGATAGTCCGGTGGGGCGTTTGGGCAGCCATCAGAAACGACTCGAGAATGGCTGCATCGCTGATTCGTCTTCACTTTCATGATTGTTTCGTAAAT GGCTGTGAGGGCTCTGTGCTTCTGGATGACACCAAAGGTTTCAAGGGGGAGAAGAACGGCTTACCAAACCGCAATTCAGCCCGAGGTTTTGAGGTTATTGACAGCATAAAAGCCGATGTGGAGAAAGCTTGTCCCTCAATTGTATCTTGCACTGACATACTAACACTTGCAGCTAGTTATGCTGTTGGCATG TCGGGAGGACCATATTGGCGAGTGTTGTTAGGGAGGCGAGATGGCCTAACTGCGAGCGAGGAAGCAACGAAACAGCTGCCATCACCTTTTGAGAGTCTCAAAGACATCACTGCCAAATTTTCATCCCAGGGTCTTGATCTGAAGGACATGGTTGTTCTGTCAG GAGCACACAGTGTTGGTTTTGCCCAGTGCTTCACCTTCAAGAGGAGGCTATTCAACTACCAAGGCTCTGGCAAACCAGACCCTACACTGGAATCCTCATTCCTGTCAAACTTGCAGACAACCTGCCCGAACGTGGATAAATCGAACACCAAGCTTGCTCCTTTGGATTACCAATCCGCGTATAGATTTGACAACTCGTATTACACCAATCTCGTGAACAACACGGGCCTTCTCGAGTCCGATCAAGCTCTGATGGCCAATCCCCAGACTGCTGATATGGTTAAGTACTACAGCGCGTATCCATATCGCTTTTACATGGACTTTGCCACATCAATGGTGAAGCTAGGCAACCTTGGGGTGCTTACTGGGAAAGATGGACAGATTAGAAAGATATGTGGCTCTGTGAATTAA